From a region of the Halomonas sp. HL-93 genome:
- a CDS encoding histone-like nucleoid-structuring protein, MvaT/MvaU family, which translates to MASVLNDYIKKEQLLKQLQEELQALESNSELKKELEFKEKLQALMAEHGKAARDVCEMLDPTYTSTSTKGSKDSSTGTRKKRALKVYKNPHTGQVVETRGGNHKVIQEWKAKYGNEEVVSWVVQEQA; encoded by the coding sequence ATGGCGTCAGTATTGAATGATTACATCAAAAAAGAGCAGCTGCTAAAGCAACTGCAAGAAGAGCTGCAAGCGCTTGAAAGTAACAGCGAACTCAAGAAAGAGCTTGAATTCAAAGAGAAACTGCAAGCCCTTATGGCGGAGCATGGCAAAGCGGCACGTGATGTGTGTGAAATGCTGGACCCTACATACACCAGCACATCAACCAAAGGGTCTAAGGACAGCAGCACGGGCACTCGTAAAAAACGTGCTTTAAAGGTTTACAAAAACCCACACACGGGCCAAGTGGTCGAGACACGTGGTGGAAACCACAAGGTCATTCAGGAGTGGAAAGCTAAATATGGCAATGAAGAAGTTGTCAGTTGGGTCGTGCAGGAGCAGGCATAA
- a CDS encoding cobyrinic acid a,c-diamide synthase has translation MLGFLQGFSYGLFMTCLPWLMVGLFNPALALPLAAPGRLQVILRYCLVVPFISMLLWLTSLWGGFSPSLLGWLAGIVAIPVALPVERTLRGWLARRRERRLEVQRAAEARQRRAQEERKAYEEGVSVLDPARPPEGADDLVLAMCRAKQSLLDVNRPDLAILADRLYSRYRHVMDVLSGRFHSGELAFERSRGLVTQVCLGAVDTLTTMASQARGVVRVDGDYVRRRLERGGMRLSEEERAALVRRLDLLVETEHRLNERSARIESALTVLDDTAVSLARIETARPQASVTTEQALEDLRRFVEGADRYARKD, from the coding sequence ATGTTGGGTTTCCTGCAGGGATTTTCCTACGGTCTTTTCATGACCTGCCTGCCCTGGCTAATGGTCGGGCTCTTCAATCCTGCCCTGGCGCTTCCGCTGGCGGCTCCCGGCCGCCTGCAGGTGATCCTCCGCTATTGTCTGGTAGTGCCTTTTATCAGCATGTTGCTTTGGCTGACGTCTCTGTGGGGTGGTTTCAGCCCCAGCCTGCTTGGCTGGCTTGCTGGCATTGTCGCCATTCCGGTGGCGTTACCCGTCGAGCGAACGCTGCGCGGCTGGTTGGCCCGTCGCCGTGAGCGTCGGCTTGAGGTTCAACGAGCGGCCGAGGCGCGTCAGCGCCGGGCTCAGGAAGAGCGCAAGGCCTATGAGGAGGGAGTGTCGGTGCTTGATCCGGCGCGGCCGCCTGAGGGAGCCGACGACCTTGTGTTGGCTATGTGCCGAGCGAAGCAGAGCCTGTTGGACGTTAACCGCCCCGACCTGGCAATTCTGGCGGATCGCCTCTACAGCCGCTACCGTCATGTGATGGATGTGCTGAGCGGTCGTTTCCACAGTGGCGAGCTGGCGTTCGAGCGTTCGCGCGGCCTGGTGACTCAGGTGTGTCTTGGCGCGGTGGATACGCTGACGACTATGGCGTCCCAAGCACGCGGCGTCGTTCGGGTGGACGGTGATTACGTGCGGCGACGTCTGGAACGGGGGGGCATGCGGCTGAGCGAAGAGGAGCGCGCCGCCCTGGTGCGCCGCCTGGATCTGCTGGTGGAGACCGAGCACCGGCTGAATGAACGCTCCGCCCGTATCGAATCGGCGCTGACCGTGCTCGATGATACCGCCGTTTCCCTGGCACGTATCGAGACGGCGCGCCCCCAGGCGTCGGTGACCACCGAGCAGGCGCTGGAGGATTTGCGCCGCTTCGTCGAAGGTGCCGACCGTTACGCTCGTAAGGATTAA
- a CDS encoding toxic anion resistance protein, producing the protein MTQQPDDKPRLSLPPVAEIASQLGVSQSDSADPDDRDLDLDLDPELEAMADRFVDEVLAEDGDESLVRQRRAVDEMGLELQQQAAHRSAMLQTPLRKLAHQGDEGGPVAQALVSLRGRMEGLDPARHRLAPSTLDRVLAMIPGIDSRVQRYFRKFENAQQALDAIIEELEGGRDMLHRDNLTLNDDQQALNEILSELNRQVALGRLIDRRLKDDIAARDTDDPRRHFIEEELLFPLRQRIVDLQQQLAVSQQGVLALEVIIRNNRELMRGVDRAINVTVSALTVAVTVAMAMANQRLVLDRIEALNSTTSQMIGGTAKALRQQGVDIQKRASSAMLDMQVLEEAFSEVMGAIDDLSNYRQEALPRLDEQINRLATLSRQGNASIERLREGSEVQLQNNDVDTPASGNHGPTDTPESTR; encoded by the coding sequence ATGACCCAGCAACCGGATGACAAACCTCGCCTCTCCCTGCCGCCGGTGGCCGAGATCGCCAGTCAGCTGGGAGTTAGCCAGTCCGATTCGGCCGACCCCGATGACCGTGACCTCGACCTCGACCTCGACCCTGAGCTTGAGGCAATGGCTGACCGCTTTGTCGACGAGGTGCTCGCCGAGGATGGCGATGAGTCGTTGGTGCGCCAGCGCCGAGCCGTGGACGAGATGGGGCTTGAGCTACAGCAGCAGGCCGCCCATCGCAGCGCCATGCTACAGACGCCGCTGCGTAAGCTAGCCCACCAGGGCGACGAAGGAGGGCCGGTCGCCCAGGCACTGGTTAGCCTGCGCGGGCGCATGGAAGGGCTTGATCCTGCTCGCCATCGTCTAGCGCCGAGTACGTTGGATCGCGTTTTGGCGATGATTCCCGGCATCGACAGCCGCGTGCAGCGCTACTTCCGCAAGTTCGAGAATGCTCAACAGGCGCTGGACGCCATCATTGAAGAGCTGGAGGGCGGGCGTGACATGCTGCATCGAGACAACCTCACCCTGAACGATGACCAGCAAGCCCTAAATGAAATCCTAAGCGAGCTCAACCGCCAAGTCGCGCTAGGTCGCTTGATTGATCGTCGCTTGAAGGACGATATTGCCGCGCGAGATACCGATGACCCGCGGCGTCACTTTATCGAAGAAGAGCTGCTTTTTCCCCTTCGTCAGCGCATCGTCGATCTTCAGCAGCAACTGGCGGTGAGCCAGCAAGGCGTGCTGGCGCTGGAGGTGATCATCCGCAACAACCGCGAATTAATGCGCGGCGTGGACAGAGCCATAAACGTCACCGTTTCGGCCCTCACCGTGGCGGTCACCGTGGCCATGGCGATGGCCAATCAGCGTCTGGTACTGGATCGCATCGAAGCTCTCAATTCCACCACCTCGCAGATGATCGGCGGGACTGCCAAGGCCCTTCGCCAGCAGGGCGTGGACATCCAAAAGCGGGCCTCTTCGGCGATGCTCGACATGCAAGTGCTCGAAGAGGCCTTCAGCGAGGTCATGGGCGCGATTGATGATCTCTCAAACTATCGTCAGGAGGCTCTGCCCCGGCTGGATGAGCAGATCAATCGCCTGGCGACCTTGTCTCGCCAGGGCAATGCGTCCATCGAGCGCCTCCGCGAGGGTAGTGAGGTGCAACTGCAGAACAATGACGTTGATACGCCAGCGTCAGGCAATCACGGCCCAACGGATACACCAGAATCAACCAGGTAA
- a CDS encoding conserved coiled coil protein — MSQRDEFVEEMKARLDEWNAEIDRLAAKARQASDEARVKYQEDIERLKKRQAETQQRLDELQHASEAAWDTVRQGMDDAWELMRKAFRDASSHFK; from the coding sequence ATGAGTCAACGCGACGAGTTCGTTGAGGAAATGAAAGCCCGGTTAGACGAGTGGAATGCTGAGATCGACAGGCTAGCCGCCAAGGCCCGCCAGGCCAGTGACGAGGCCAGGGTCAAGTACCAGGAGGACATAGAGCGGCTCAAGAAACGCCAGGCGGAAACGCAACAAAGGCTCGATGAACTCCAGCATGCCAGCGAAGCAGCCTGGGACACCGTCCGCCAGGGTATGGATGACGCCTGGGAGTTGATGCGCAAGGCGTTCAGGGACGCCTCCTCCCATTTCAAGTAA
- the arfB gene encoding alternative ribosome rescue aminoacyl-tRNA hydrolase ArfB — translation MLHISNTVELADWEIELNPIRAQGAGGQNVNKVASAIHLRFDIQRSTLPPFYKERLLALTDQRITQEGVVIIKAQRFRTQEHNREDALARLRELIREAVKQQKTRKPTKPTRSAKRKRVDAKTRKGKTKNLRGKVTL, via the coding sequence ATGCTGCATATTTCCAACACGGTGGAACTGGCCGACTGGGAGATTGAGCTGAACCCTATCCGCGCGCAGGGTGCTGGCGGCCAAAACGTCAACAAGGTGGCCTCGGCTATTCACCTGCGTTTCGATATTCAGCGCTCGACCCTACCGCCCTTTTACAAAGAGCGCCTGCTGGCGCTGACCGACCAGCGCATCACCCAAGAGGGCGTGGTCATCATCAAGGCTCAGCGCTTTCGCACCCAGGAGCACAACCGCGAGGATGCCCTAGCACGGCTGCGCGAGCTGATTCGCGAAGCGGTCAAGCAACAGAAGACACGCAAACCAACCAAGCCCACCCGCTCCGCCAAACGCAAGCGTGTGGATGCGAAAACCCGCAAAGGCAAAACCAAAAACCTGCGCGGCAAGGTCACACTATAA
- a CDS encoding 4'-phosphopantetheinyl transferase family protein: MPRLNLIIAQVSATHVGAALSQRGRELLSVLAKRQGIECPLADWSPRGSGVPRHPALKAPYQASLSHSDKRVLAGVSNVPVGIDIEHTRARHAARLSSLVELLPEPDVKRAILKAKDPLAAFYRAWTLYEALYKLDSVSHEPPSSLLSTRLARLAPHGNAHAWIWQSQGWTISVVSHAFNLHIDCLPELPFKKFELKRS; the protein is encoded by the coding sequence ATGCCACGCCTCAACCTTATCATTGCGCAAGTGAGTGCAACACACGTTGGCGCCGCGCTCTCACAGCGAGGCCGGGAGCTACTGAGTGTACTTGCCAAGCGGCAAGGGATTGAGTGTCCTCTTGCCGACTGGTCGCCTAGAGGCAGCGGAGTGCCGAGGCACCCCGCCCTAAAGGCCCCTTACCAGGCCAGTCTTAGCCATAGCGATAAGCGGGTACTGGCGGGCGTGTCGAATGTCCCCGTGGGCATCGATATAGAGCACACCCGGGCCCGCCATGCTGCACGTCTGTCGTCTCTTGTTGAACTACTGCCTGAGCCCGACGTAAAACGCGCTATTCTAAAAGCGAAAGACCCGCTGGCTGCCTTCTACCGCGCCTGGACGTTGTATGAAGCCCTCTACAAGTTAGATAGCGTTAGTCATGAACCACCTTCCAGCCTACTTTCGACCCGGCTCGCACGACTTGCTCCTCATGGAAACGCTCATGCATGGATTTGGCAGTCGCAGGGCTGGACCATTAGCGTTGTCAGCCATGCCTTCAACCTGCATATTGATTGCTTGCCAGAATTACCCTTTAAAAAGTTCGAGTTAAAACGTTCGTAA
- a CDS encoding beta-ketoacyl-ACP synthase — MPNTALRQDGLGRRVVVTGIAGFSPIGNDWPSIRARLERLESGIQHMADWSSYEGLNTRLGAPVSDFTLPDHYHRRALRSMGRGAQMATRASELALADAGLLDAPLVGSGDMGIAYGASAGEPDAVADFGNMLINKSTDGLNANSYIRMMAHTAPVNIGVFLGVRGRIHTTSSACTSGSQGIGYAYEAIRFGRQTAMIAGGCEELSASEAAVFDTLFATSTRNDAPHTSPRPFDAERDGLVIGEGAGTLILEELEHAEARGANIYAELVGFGTNSDGRHVTQPDAGMMERAIRQALDDAGLDTGQIGYVSAHGTATDRGDIAESHATHAVFGPNMPISAFKSFTGHTLGACGALEAWVAIEMMREGWFHATTNLDQPDDACAELDYLRGEARHIDCEYVMSNNFAFGGINTSLIFRRWP, encoded by the coding sequence ATGCCAAACACTGCACTACGCCAGGATGGGCTGGGTCGAAGAGTGGTGGTGACCGGGATAGCCGGTTTCTCACCGATCGGCAATGACTGGCCGAGCATTCGGGCCCGCTTGGAGCGCCTGGAAAGCGGCATCCAACACATGGCGGACTGGTCCAGCTACGAAGGCCTCAATACCCGCCTGGGCGCGCCTGTGAGTGATTTTACGTTGCCCGACCACTATCACCGGCGCGCGCTGCGCAGCATGGGCCGCGGCGCGCAAATGGCCACCCGCGCCAGTGAACTGGCGCTGGCGGATGCAGGCCTGCTCGACGCTCCGCTAGTGGGCAGCGGCGACATGGGCATCGCCTACGGGGCCTCGGCAGGTGAACCCGATGCGGTGGCCGATTTCGGCAACATGCTGATCAACAAGTCGACCGATGGGCTTAATGCCAATTCCTATATTCGCATGATGGCGCATACTGCGCCGGTTAATATCGGGGTATTCCTTGGCGTGCGGGGCCGTATCCATACCACCTCCAGCGCCTGTACATCGGGCAGCCAGGGCATCGGTTACGCCTACGAAGCCATTCGCTTCGGCCGCCAGACCGCGATGATTGCCGGGGGCTGTGAGGAGCTGTCGGCATCTGAAGCGGCCGTCTTCGATACGCTGTTCGCCACCAGCACCCGTAACGATGCCCCACATACCTCGCCTCGCCCCTTCGATGCCGAGCGCGATGGCCTGGTGATCGGCGAAGGGGCAGGTACCCTGATCCTTGAGGAACTCGAACACGCCGAGGCACGTGGTGCCAACATCTACGCCGAGCTGGTCGGCTTCGGCACCAACAGCGATGGTCGGCATGTCACTCAGCCCGATGCAGGCATGATGGAGCGCGCCATCCGCCAAGCGCTTGACGACGCTGGACTAGACACCGGGCAAATTGGCTATGTCAGCGCCCACGGCACCGCCACCGATCGTGGCGATATTGCCGAAAGCCACGCCACCCATGCCGTGTTCGGCCCCAACATGCCGATCAGCGCCTTCAAAAGTTTTACCGGCCATACACTGGGAGCCTGTGGTGCACTGGAAGCCTGGGTGGCGATCGAGATGATGCGCGAAGGCTGGTTCCATGCCACCACCAACCTCGACCAGCCCGATGACGCCTGCGCAGAGCTCGATTACCTGCGCGGTGAAGCACGCCACATCGACTGTGAGTATGTCATGAGCAACAACTTTGCGTTCGGTGGTATCAACACCTCGTTGATCTTCCGTCGCTGGCCTTAA
- the fabG gene encoding 3-oxoacyl-ACP reductase FabG, producing MTDTILITGSSRGIGRAIALRLARDGFDIVLHCRQHKDAAEAVADDIRALGRDARILCFDVADREAAREAIENDIEAHGAYYGAVCNAGITADGAFPALSDEDWDSVIHTNLDGFYNVIKPLVMPMIRRRKAGRIVVMSSVSGLMGNRGQVNYSAAKAGLIGAMKALAVELAKRKITVNCVAPGLIDTDMTDELATEEALKLIPMRRTGTSEEVAATVGFLCSSDASYITRQVFAVNGGMC from the coding sequence ATGACCGATACCATTTTGATCACCGGTTCGAGCCGCGGCATCGGTCGTGCCATCGCCCTGCGCCTGGCGCGGGATGGCTTCGATATTGTGCTGCACTGCCGACAACACAAAGACGCCGCCGAGGCGGTCGCCGATGACATCCGTGCTCTGGGGCGCGATGCCCGCATCCTGTGCTTTGATGTCGCCGACCGCGAAGCGGCACGCGAGGCCATTGAAAACGACATCGAAGCGCATGGGGCCTATTACGGCGCCGTTTGCAATGCCGGAATTACCGCCGACGGCGCCTTCCCTGCACTGTCTGACGAAGACTGGGACAGCGTCATCCACACCAATCTCGATGGCTTTTACAACGTCATCAAACCGTTAGTCATGCCGATGATTCGCCGCCGCAAAGCGGGCCGCATTGTGGTGATGTCGTCGGTGTCAGGGTTGATGGGCAACCGCGGCCAGGTCAACTACAGCGCTGCCAAGGCGGGACTGATCGGGGCGATGAAGGCCCTGGCGGTGGAGTTGGCCAAGCGGAAAATTACCGTCAACTGCGTCGCGCCCGGATTGATCGACACCGACATGACCGACGAACTGGCGACCGAGGAGGCGCTCAAGCTGATCCCCATGCGCCGCACCGGGACCAGCGAAGAAGTCGCCGCCACGGTAGGCTTTTTGTGCTCATCCGATGCCAGCTATATCACCCGGCAAGTGTTCGCCGTTAATGGAGGGATGTGCTGA
- a CDS encoding ApeP family dehydratase has protein sequence MTDSPAVKKPDLPCDIAPYVPHRHGMCLLDTLLEVGDEYLHARVTPRRDDLFATSLGIPGWVGLEWLAQAVAAWAGVQAITGGDKPGIGFLLGTRRYQCLTPQFAFDQPIRIEVTLDFRADNGLGAFSGQLLDSENHRLATSTLNVFQPESTQALEAIQPGSHP, from the coding sequence ATGACTGATTCACCGGCCGTAAAAAAACCGGATCTGCCTTGCGATATCGCGCCCTACGTACCGCATCGTCATGGCATGTGCCTGCTCGATACTCTGCTCGAGGTGGGCGATGAATACCTGCATGCCAGAGTCACGCCACGGCGCGACGACCTGTTCGCCACCTCCCTGGGCATTCCGGGCTGGGTAGGGCTTGAATGGCTCGCCCAGGCGGTTGCCGCCTGGGCGGGCGTACAGGCGATAACAGGCGGTGACAAGCCAGGTATTGGTTTTTTGCTCGGCACCCGGCGCTATCAATGCCTAACCCCGCAGTTCGCGTTCGACCAGCCGATACGTATTGAGGTCACCCTCGACTTTCGCGCCGACAACGGACTCGGCGCTTTTAGCGGACAGCTGTTGGACAGTGAAAACCACCGGCTCGCCACCTCCACGCTCAACGTCTTTCAGCCCGAATCAACACAGGCGCTGGAGGCTATACAACCAGGGAGCCACCCATGA
- a CDS encoding beta-ketoacyl-[acyl-carrier-protein] synthase family protein, producing MSSQLTPLQAQPCRLLPPALVCPLGDDLATIADALFNGRRGLVLDDTFTPGRPLPLGRVTSALPDAESLPMAHRSRNNQLLAAAVKQLAPTLDAFRQRHPGARIGVVLGTSTSGIGETEIALAKRQQHGDWPEDFRYQRHEIGSSACFVAEWLGLDGPAYTLSTACTSSARALASAKRLLATGACDAVIAGGADSLCSLTVNGFASLEALSDSPCQPFSINRCGINLGEAAALFLVTGETGGIQLSGYGESSDGYHISSPHPDGTGAIAAMQAALTMARLGASDIDYLNLHGTATRQNDSMEALAVSHVLDDTLPCSSTKALTGHTLGACGALEAAFCWLTLDGGRLPPHVHDGQLDPALSPLTYAAAEKRDCRRALSNAFAFGGNNIALLLERVND from the coding sequence ATGTCCAGCCAATTGACCCCACTCCAGGCACAGCCTTGCCGCCTGTTGCCGCCGGCGCTGGTCTGCCCGTTGGGCGACGACCTGGCGACCATCGCCGATGCGCTGTTCAATGGCCGTCGCGGTCTGGTGCTCGACGACACCTTCACGCCTGGCCGCCCCTTGCCGCTGGGCAGGGTGACGTCTGCCTTGCCCGATGCCGAGAGCCTACCGATGGCGCACCGTTCGCGGAATAACCAGCTGCTGGCCGCCGCCGTGAAGCAGCTCGCGCCGACCCTCGATGCGTTTCGTCAGCGGCATCCTGGGGCTCGGATTGGCGTCGTGCTGGGTACCAGCACCTCGGGTATCGGCGAAACCGAAATCGCCTTGGCCAAACGCCAGCAACACGGCGATTGGCCCGAAGATTTTCGTTATCAGCGCCATGAAATCGGCTCGTCGGCATGTTTCGTTGCCGAGTGGCTTGGCCTCGATGGCCCGGCGTATACGCTATCCACCGCTTGTACCTCCAGTGCCCGGGCGCTGGCCAGTGCCAAGCGCTTGCTGGCAACCGGAGCCTGCGATGCGGTCATCGCGGGGGGTGCCGATAGCCTTTGCAGCCTGACCGTGAACGGTTTCGCCTCGCTTGAAGCGCTCAGCGATAGTCCCTGCCAGCCCTTCTCGATCAATCGTTGCGGTATTAACCTCGGCGAAGCAGCGGCGTTGTTTCTGGTTACCGGTGAAACCGGAGGCATCCAGCTCAGCGGCTATGGTGAGTCCAGCGATGGCTATCATATTTCCTCACCGCACCCGGACGGAACGGGGGCTATCGCGGCCATGCAGGCCGCGCTGACCATGGCACGGCTGGGTGCCTCAGACATCGACTATCTCAACCTGCACGGTACCGCCACCCGCCAGAACGACAGCATGGAAGCCTTGGCCGTCAGTCATGTCCTCGACGATACGCTGCCCTGCAGTTCGACCAAGGCCTTGACCGGCCACACCCTGGGCGCATGCGGCGCGTTGGAAGCCGCCTTCTGCTGGCTGACCCTGGATGGTGGCCGTTTACCGCCCCACGTGCACGATGGCCAACTCGACCCGGCACTGTCGCCACTTACCTATGCCGCCGCCGAGAAACGCGACTGCCGCCGCGCACTCAGCAACGCCTTCGCGTTCGGTGGCAACAATATTGCCTTGCTGTTGGAACGTGTTAATGACTGA
- a CDS encoding DUF3261 domain-containing protein codes for MRYFLPRFMLLLAALFLLIGCAGRPANAPIPALERLPERESQKQKLTFEHDGERQVLIGALRQDGQSVRLALLSPQGQRLLTLVHDDTGSRFLSDKSFDPPFTAEWLASRLSWSLWPASALSQAFEEEPWSLEEERGERTVRYRDRLIARITGDTECRLIEDLEADYRLYIAPLADDADPMDAPCPAN; via the coding sequence ATGCGATATTTTTTACCTCGTTTCATGCTATTGCTAGCAGCTCTTTTTCTTCTTATCGGCTGCGCTGGGCGACCGGCGAATGCGCCTATTCCTGCGCTTGAAAGGCTGCCGGAGCGGGAGTCTCAGAAACAAAAGCTGACATTCGAACATGACGGTGAGCGGCAAGTGCTGATTGGCGCCTTGCGCCAGGACGGTCAATCGGTGCGCCTGGCGCTGCTCAGCCCCCAAGGCCAGCGCTTATTGACGTTAGTGCATGATGACACTGGCAGCCGCTTTCTCTCCGACAAGTCGTTCGACCCGCCGTTTACCGCCGAGTGGCTTGCTAGTCGCTTGAGCTGGAGCCTATGGCCCGCATCGGCCCTATCCCAGGCCTTCGAGGAGGAACCCTGGTCGCTGGAGGAAGAACGCGGCGAGCGAACCGTCCGCTACCGGGATCGCCTCATCGCGCGCATCACTGGCGACACGGAATGTCGGCTTATTGAGGATCTGGAAGCCGATTACCGCTTATACATCGCCCCCCTTGCTGACGACGCCGACCCGATGGACGCCCCATGTCCAGCCAATTGA
- a CDS encoding NAD(P)/FAD-dependent oxidoreductase, whose protein sequence is MELHETTDVAIIGAGPSGAAAAAWLARRGLRVRVIERSLFPRFSIGESLLPQCMAHLDTCGLLDAAQAGDFQVKNGAAFTWRDRYSAVDFRDKFSPGPGTTWQVERSDFDQRLIEGARQAGAEVEFETRVDAFTADHDRPSLILVDASGEHRTLNARFVLDASGYGRVLAKLTGLARPSSLASRCALFTHVEDRIDCPNHDREKILIGVHPEHPGIWYWLIPFRDGRASIGVVGDSATLNAAGVDDSQRLWHFINAEPRLAKLLANAHAIRDVGRLEGYSSDVERLHGPGFALLGNAGEFLDPVFSSGVTIALDSAVRAAPLVERQLAGESIDWDSEFEQPLRRGIATFREFVDAWYDGRLPRIIFNETQTPRIRSMISSVLAGYAWDINNPLVAASRRRLNTLAKACTDNTFPDISEV, encoded by the coding sequence ATGGAACTGCATGAAACCACTGATGTGGCGATTATTGGCGCGGGCCCTTCGGGCGCTGCCGCGGCTGCATGGCTCGCCCGGCGAGGTCTACGCGTACGGGTTATCGAACGCAGCCTGTTTCCACGTTTCTCGATTGGTGAAAGCCTGCTGCCGCAATGCATGGCGCATCTCGACACCTGCGGCCTGCTCGACGCGGCGCAGGCAGGTGACTTTCAAGTCAAGAATGGCGCCGCCTTTACCTGGCGAGACCGCTATTCCGCGGTCGATTTTCGCGACAAATTCAGCCCCGGCCCCGGCACCACCTGGCAGGTTGAACGCAGCGATTTCGACCAGCGGCTGATCGAAGGCGCACGCCAAGCCGGCGCCGAGGTGGAGTTCGAGACACGCGTTGACGCCTTCACCGCCGATCATGACCGGCCAAGCCTCATATTGGTCGATGCCAGCGGTGAGCATCGCACGCTCAACGCACGCTTCGTGCTGGATGCCAGCGGCTATGGGCGCGTGCTTGCAAAACTGACCGGGCTTGCCCGCCCCTCGTCACTGGCATCGCGCTGCGCCTTGTTTACGCACGTCGAGGATCGCATAGACTGCCCAAATCATGACCGCGAGAAGATTCTGATCGGCGTGCACCCTGAGCATCCGGGCATCTGGTACTGGCTGATTCCTTTCCGCGATGGCCGCGCCTCCATCGGCGTGGTGGGCGATAGCGCCACACTCAACGCCGCGGGCGTCGACGATAGCCAGCGGCTGTGGCACTTTATCAATGCAGAACCTCGGCTTGCCAAGCTACTGGCAAACGCCCACGCCATCCGCGACGTCGGCCGCCTGGAGGGTTATTCCAGTGATGTTGAGCGGTTACACGGCCCGGGCTTTGCCCTGCTGGGTAATGCCGGTGAGTTCCTTGACCCGGTGTTTTCCTCAGGCGTGACGATTGCGCTGGACTCGGCCGTGCGTGCCGCCCCGTTGGTCGAACGTCAGCTTGCCGGTGAAAGCATCGATTGGGATAGCGAGTTCGAACAACCGCTGCGACGCGGCATCGCCACCTTTCGTGAGTTTGTCGACGCTTGGTACGATGGACGCCTGCCGCGCATCATCTTCAACGAGACGCAAACACCCCGCATTCGCTCGATGATCAGTTCAGTGCTTGCGGGCTATGCATGGGACATCAATAATCCCTTGGTCGCCGCTAGTCGCCGACGGCTCAATACGCTGGCTAAGGCCTGTACCGACAACACCTTTCCTGACATCAGCGAGGTTTGA